The following coding sequences lie in one Cyanobacterium sp. Dongsha4 genomic window:
- a CDS encoding serine/threonine phosphatase, which produces MSDFDTTIYKCIISTPADKTPYIPFKTPEETKGKLPNKYALVNPLELNSLTPYITINNRQYFALEVIDINPEQKSILDENLEKIEDFEKDNLKKVGIPDLAFVYLTLTEYNPTVPELLDAWQDSEFDQEVVIVTNNQIFKTLTEYWENNTPDKATILGYLQTMTKLWRTLGKLNCRSTLLHINNLKIDFNQTLLIEHIYQDPENDPPLLRELVETWANLIADFGGDYESLITDLMIKIESGEVENAKQLRSEIELLIQQTEIESLLEEEDLSFLNESDELNTIAESFGDDDLSSESQATQINSDGDDQPTLVLPMRLLSVKEVGLTDIGRRRGHNEDYFAMDTTIKKSESSRGTYVSAKGLFLVCDGMGGHAGGEVASATAVKCLSEYFQQNWDDELPSAQTIREGILSANETIYSLNKDKGQVGAGRMGTTLTLTLVQDTKAAIAHVGDSRIYRVTRKWGLELLTVDHCVAQAEIRQGVDPEIAYARPDAYQLTQALGPRDNSFVNPDIRFLDIKEDTLFLMCSDGLYDNDLFESNWEKILLPLISSKASLEEGVAHIIDLGNQVNGHDNLTCVLVRIKVQPNLDGQSGFF; this is translated from the coding sequence ATGAGCGATTTTGACACCACTATTTATAAATGTATCATTAGCACTCCTGCCGATAAAACCCCTTATATCCCTTTTAAAACCCCAGAAGAAACAAAAGGTAAATTACCTAACAAATATGCCCTAGTAAATCCATTAGAACTAAATTCCCTCACCCCTTATATAACAATTAATAATCGTCAATATTTTGCTTTAGAAGTTATCGATATAAATCCCGAACAAAAAAGCATATTAGATGAAAATTTGGAAAAAATAGAAGATTTTGAGAAGGATAATTTAAAAAAAGTAGGTATTCCCGACTTAGCTTTTGTTTATCTTACCCTAACCGAATATAATCCCACCGTACCTGAACTTTTAGATGCTTGGCAAGATTCCGAATTTGATCAGGAAGTGGTAATTGTCACCAACAATCAAATATTTAAAACCCTGACAGAATATTGGGAAAATAACACCCCTGATAAAGCAACTATATTAGGTTATTTACAAACCATGACTAAGTTATGGAGAACTCTTGGTAAACTTAATTGTCGCTCTACACTACTACATATCAATAATCTAAAAATTGATTTTAATCAAACACTCTTAATAGAGCATATATACCAAGACCCTGAGAATGATCCTCCGTTATTGAGGGAATTAGTAGAAACATGGGCTAATTTAATTGCTGATTTCGGTGGAGATTATGAGTCATTAATTACAGATTTAATGATCAAAATTGAGTCAGGAGAGGTAGAAAATGCGAAACAATTACGCTCTGAAATAGAGTTGCTAATTCAACAAACAGAAATTGAATCATTATTAGAAGAGGAAGATTTAAGTTTTCTCAATGAGAGTGATGAGTTAAACACCATTGCTGAGTCATTTGGAGATGATGATTTATCTTCTGAATCTCAAGCTACACAAATTAACAGTGATGGAGATGACCAACCTACTTTAGTTTTGCCGATGCGTTTATTGAGCGTTAAAGAAGTGGGATTGACGGATATTGGTCGTCGTCGGGGACATAATGAAGACTATTTTGCGATGGATACAACAATCAAAAAGTCTGAAAGCTCTCGTGGTACTTATGTTTCTGCAAAAGGACTCTTTTTAGTTTGTGATGGTATGGGAGGTCATGCAGGAGGTGAAGTTGCAAGTGCTACGGCAGTCAAGTGTTTATCAGAGTATTTCCAGCAAAATTGGGACGACGAATTGCCTTCTGCTCAAACCATTCGGGAAGGAATTTTAAGTGCGAATGAAACGATTTATTCTCTTAACAAGGATAAAGGACAAGTCGGTGCTGGTAGAATGGGAACAACTCTCACTTTAACTTTAGTGCAAGACACAAAAGCTGCGATCGCACACGTGGGAGATAGTCGAATTTATCGAGTTACCCGTAAATGGGGTTTAGAGTTACTGACTGTAGATCATTGTGTTGCTCAAGCAGAAATCAGACAAGGAGTTGATCCAGAAATTGCCTATGCGCGCCCCGATGCTTACCAATTAACCCAAGCCCTAGGCCCCAGAGACAATAGCTTTGTTAATCCAGACATCAGATTTTTAGACATTAAAGAGGATACCTTATTTTTAATGTGTTCCGATGGTTTATATGACAATGATTTATTTGAAAGTAACTGGGAAAAAATCCTTTTACCCTTAATTAGTTCCAAGGCTAGTTTAGAAGAAGGAGTTGCCCACATAATTGACCTTGGCAACCAAGTAAATGGTCATGATAATCTAACTTGTGTTTTAGTGCGCATTAAAGTACAACCTAATTTAGATGGGCAAAGTGGATTTTTTTAA
- a CDS encoding amidase, whose amino-acid sequence MTNKKNISSISTVELSKLIHSKEISPLEILEFYAPQIEEKNPKLGAFTYLNLDLAYKEAKEKTEILAQVDDTSCLPFFFGIPTAIKDLYPVKGMPTSYGNGFVKDQIADYDCSVTGKIKEAGFIIVGKTATSELGSLPYTESIGLPPCRNPHNLDYTAGGSSGGGASAVAGGLLPIAPGSDGGGSVRGPAFCCGLVGLKPSRGRVSNAPVGDYQGGIATHGCLSRTVADSAALLDAIAGYITGDPYWLPNPETSFLSALTQETGKLKIAFATSVLPAGEVDPILKTQVDAIALCLQEMGHELVEACPDFTTLVEPFKIIWQSGITAAGFPEQILNPMNQWLKQNSPDLGTYLRAVHQMQVISRQIVGFFDHFDLLLLPTYMSPPIKIGAWADLPAEKTLEKIIHWINPCPPFNATGQPAIALPTGFTEDNLPIGVQLIGKPADEKTLLQIAYQLETRNKLSSKLG is encoded by the coding sequence ATGACCAATAAAAAAAATATTAGCTCAATATCAACAGTAGAGTTGAGTAAATTAATTCACAGCAAGGAAATTTCTCCCTTAGAAATTCTTGAATTTTACGCTCCACAAATAGAAGAAAAAAACCCAAAACTAGGGGCTTTTACTTATTTAAACTTAGATTTAGCCTACAAAGAAGCCAAAGAAAAAACTGAAATCTTAGCTCAAGTTGACGATACCTCTTGCTTACCCTTTTTTTTTGGTATTCCCACCGCTATTAAAGATTTATACCCTGTTAAAGGTATGCCAACAAGTTATGGTAATGGTTTTGTTAAAGACCAAATTGCAGATTATGATTGTAGTGTCACAGGTAAAATAAAGGAAGCAGGGTTTATTATTGTAGGCAAAACTGCAACTTCTGAGTTAGGTTCACTACCTTACACAGAATCTATTGGTTTACCTCCTTGTCGCAACCCTCATAACCTTGACTATACAGCCGGAGGATCAAGTGGGGGAGGGGCTTCCGCAGTGGCGGGGGGGTTATTGCCCATCGCTCCGGGTTCTGATGGAGGAGGTTCTGTGAGAGGACCTGCTTTTTGTTGTGGTTTAGTGGGTTTAAAGCCCAGTCGAGGACGAGTTTCTAATGCTCCTGTGGGAGATTATCAAGGAGGAATTGCAACTCATGGTTGTTTAAGTCGTACGGTGGCAGACAGTGCTGCTTTATTAGATGCGATCGCAGGTTATATTACGGGTGATCCTTATTGGCTACCAAATCCTGAGACTTCGTTTCTTTCCGCTTTAACACAAGAAACAGGTAAGTTAAAAATTGCTTTTGCTACTTCTGTATTACCGGCTGGAGAAGTTGACCCCATTTTAAAAACTCAAGTAGATGCGATCGCACTTTGTTTACAAGAAATGGGTCATGAGTTAGTAGAGGCTTGTCCAGATTTTACAACCTTGGTTGAACCCTTTAAAATCATTTGGCAATCGGGCATTACGGCGGCAGGATTCCCAGAGCAAATCCTCAATCCGATGAATCAGTGGTTAAAACAAAACTCCCCTGATTTAGGCACTTACTTAAGGGCAGTTCATCAGATGCAAGTTATTTCTCGACAGATAGTCGGCTTTTTTGACCATTTTGATTTATTGCTTTTACCTACTTATATGTCACCACCAATCAAAATCGGTGCATGGGCAGATTTACCTGCCGAAAAAACCCTAGAAAAGATTATTCACTGGATCAATCCCTGTCCTCCTTTTAATGCGACAGGACAACCTGCGATCGCACTTCCTACAGGATTTACAGAAGATAATTTACCCATCGGAGTGCAACTAATCGGGAAACCAGCAGATGAAAAAACCCTCTTACAAATAGCCTATCAACTGGAGACAAGAAACAAACTGAGTTCAAAGTTAGGGTAA
- a CDS encoding hydrogenase maturation protease, with the protein MIEIEKKSTLVIGYGNSLRSDDGIGQKIAIALSQLNLKNLTAIATHQLTPELVEKIIQFEQIIFIDAQINSEKIKINKIENINSYTQQNWTHHLNPISLINLTNNLYNKFPQGWLITIPIKNTNFGEQISPEVKIMAENIINNIGKNFLN; encoded by the coding sequence ATGATTGAAATCGAGAAAAAATCAACTTTAGTTATTGGTTATGGTAATTCCTTACGCAGTGATGATGGTATAGGACAAAAAATTGCGATCGCACTTTCTCAATTGAATTTAAAGAATTTAACCGCTATTGCCACTCACCAATTGACACCAGAATTAGTAGAGAAAATTATTCAATTTGAACAAATAATCTTTATTGATGCTCAGATAAATAGTGAAAAGATAAAAATAAATAAAATAGAAAATATAAACTCTTATACTCAACAAAATTGGACTCATCATCTCAATCCTATTTCATTAATTAATTTAACCAACAACTTATATAATAAATTCCCTCAAGGATGGTTAATTACTATTCCTATTAAAAATACTAATTTTGGTGAACAAATATCTCCAGAAGTAAAAATAATGGCGGAAAATATTATTAATAATATTGGCAAAAATTTTCTTAATTAA
- a CDS encoding SpoIIE family protein phosphatase yields MNEDNFFDIYHHSLNKHKEELCGDKVKFTKGESKSTIVLSDGLGSGVKANILATLTTEMLITMLDADLPLKEVIETIAGTLPRCQMRNIAYATFTIITINHHDNKFEVINFDNPPIFLLKKGRIEKLIPTTEVILDKKINYYQGILERGDFLGAISDGILYAGLGNTMNFGWGWDNIAKFLESVFLTKASNSRKIIEQVVQETKKLYCNHIGDDATFVGVYVRKPKPLMIFTGPPLDPSKDEDYAEQLLSFAGRKIICGGTTGNIVANYMAETIDIDIATMTKELPPIGKLKEIDLVTEGILTISKAKELLNRCQFDVSRLPTVRNSAVLLAKEILEADSIYFLVGQQINEFYQNPLLPKNISIRRSLIEELVQLLRENQKKVILEYC; encoded by the coding sequence ATGAATGAAGATAATTTTTTTGATATTTATCACCATAGTTTAAATAAACATAAAGAGGAATTATGTGGGGATAAAGTCAAATTTACTAAAGGAGAATCTAAAAGTACTATTGTTCTTTCTGATGGTTTAGGAAGTGGTGTTAAAGCAAATATATTAGCAACTCTTACTACGGAGATGTTAATTACTATGCTTGATGCAGATTTGCCCTTAAAAGAAGTAATAGAAACCATTGCGGGGACTTTGCCGCGGTGTCAGATGCGAAATATTGCTTATGCCACTTTCACTATTATTACAATTAATCATCATGACAATAAATTTGAGGTAATTAACTTTGATAATCCCCCTATTTTTCTTCTGAAAAAGGGCAGAATAGAAAAACTTATTCCGACAACGGAAGTGATTTTAGATAAAAAAATTAACTATTATCAAGGAATATTAGAAAGGGGCGATTTTTTAGGAGCAATTAGCGATGGTATTTTGTATGCTGGATTAGGTAATACCATGAATTTTGGTTGGGGATGGGATAATATTGCCAAGTTTTTAGAAAGTGTTTTTCTGACAAAAGCTAGTAATTCTCGTAAAATTATTGAACAGGTGGTTCAAGAAACTAAAAAACTCTACTGTAATCATATCGGTGATGATGCAACTTTTGTAGGTGTGTATGTACGCAAACCTAAGCCTTTAATGATATTTACAGGGCCTCCTTTAGATCCTAGCAAAGATGAAGATTATGCGGAACAATTATTGAGTTTTGCTGGACGTAAAATTATTTGCGGTGGTACAACAGGTAATATTGTTGCTAATTATATGGCAGAAACTATTGATATAGATATTGCTACGATGACAAAAGAGCTACCTCCCATTGGTAAATTGAAAGAAATTGATTTAGTCACGGAGGGAATTTTAACTATTTCTAAAGCGAAAGAGTTGTTAAACCGTTGTCAATTTGATGTTAGTAGATTACCAACGGTGCGTAATAGTGCGGTATTATTAGCCAAGGAAATTTTAGAGGCTGATTCTATTTATTTTTTAGTGGGACAACAAATTAATGAATTTTATCAGAATCCTCTTTTACCTAAAAATATTTCTATTCGTCGTAGTTTAATTGAGGAATTAGTGCAGTTATTAAGGGAAAATCAAAAAAAAGTTATTCTTGAATATTGTTAA
- a CDS encoding nucleoside triphosphate pyrophosphohydrolase: protein MSKYSKLIRDNIPDFLDKNNLNYQLTILNNDEYKQELKRKLIEEAKEVFATDKKEDLIEEIADVYEVIEAIIEANNITSDDINLVKEKKAQLKGKFNKKLQLINCRNSEKNKKVNLSLTELKTIDKAEAYLEQNILPQGNILDKDSQLLKTYFYDFNTIDSSFLRLKIDSQWQGLAMSNLGFYSWQIMMAKYSGAFAFLQTQHQSAIAFLNSSDNEILKEKYLTKIGKENYFYGVGFSHLRIKEKALVTATVTEKGYELNGFIPWITGYDIFSHFIIGATLPDGQELYGIIPFHHQNSYLELSKPLQLCAMTSTNTVTGKLNNYLLRKEDIVTIKPSNNIHLKDQENILHHGFFPLGCTFASLRIMEENLVKLDYQEIKETYFELKNQVENLQDKMLTAMIDNNVSFAEKLKLRVEAINLAHKSAIASIITSKGTANIDYNPANRVYREALVYSVSGQTLPLLKESCYSLIKDD, encoded by the coding sequence ATGAGTAAATATTCTAAATTAATTAGAGATAATATACCTGATTTTCTTGATAAAAATAATTTAAACTATCAACTAACAATATTAAATAATGATGAGTATAAGCAAGAATTGAAACGGAAGTTAATTGAAGAAGCTAAAGAAGTTTTTGCCACAGATAAGAAGGAAGATTTAATAGAAGAAATAGCGGATGTTTATGAAGTTATAGAGGCTATTATCGAAGCAAATAATATCACTTCAGATGACATTAATTTAGTTAAAGAAAAAAAAGCACAACTTAAGGGAAAGTTCAACAAAAAGCTACAGTTAATCAATTGTAGAAATTCTGAAAAAAACAAAAAAGTAAATTTGTCTTTAACGGAATTGAAGACTATTGATAAAGCAGAGGCTTATTTAGAACAAAATATCTTACCTCAAGGGAATATTTTAGATAAGGATAGCCAATTATTGAAAACTTATTTTTATGATTTTAATACTATAGATTCTTCTTTCTTAAGACTGAAAATAGATTCTCAATGGCAAGGTTTAGCTATGAGCAATTTAGGTTTTTATTCATGGCAAATTATGATGGCAAAATATTCTGGGGCATTTGCTTTTTTACAAACTCAACATCAAAGTGCGATCGCATTTTTGAACAGTAGTGATAATGAGATTTTGAAAGAAAAATATTTAACTAAAATAGGAAAAGAAAATTATTTTTATGGAGTGGGTTTTTCTCATCTAAGAATAAAAGAAAAGGCTTTAGTAACTGCTACTGTCACAGAAAAAGGATATGAATTAAATGGGTTTATTCCTTGGATTACTGGTTATGATATATTCTCTCATTTTATTATCGGGGCAACTTTACCCGATGGTCAAGAACTTTATGGTATCATTCCTTTTCACCATCAAAATTCATATTTAGAATTAAGTAAACCTTTACAATTATGTGCGATGACAAGCACTAATACTGTCACGGGTAAATTAAATAATTATTTGTTGAGAAAAGAAGATATTGTTACAATTAAACCTAGCAATAATATTCATCTGAAAGACCAAGAAAATATTTTACATCATGGCTTTTTTCCTTTGGGTTGTACTTTTGCTAGTTTGAGAATTATGGAGGAAAATTTAGTCAAATTAGATTATCAAGAAATCAAAGAAACTTATTTTGAATTAAAAAATCAAGTAGAAAATTTGCAAGACAAAATGTTAACAGCTATGATTGATAACAATGTTAGTTTTGCAGAAAAATTAAAGTTGAGAGTAGAAGCTATTAATTTAGCTCACAAAAGTGCGATCGCATCTATCATAACATCAAAAGGAACAGCTAATATAGACTATAATCCTGCCAATAGAGTTTATCGAGAAGCCCTAGTTTATTCTGTTTCAGGGCAAACTTTACCTTTATTAAAAGAGTCTTGCTATTCTTTAATCAAAGATGATTAA